The Bos javanicus breed banteng chromosome 21, ARS-OSU_banteng_1.0, whole genome shotgun sequence genome includes a region encoding these proteins:
- the SERF2 gene encoding small EDRK-rich factor 2 isoform X2: protein MTRGNQRELARQKNMKKQSDSVKGKRRDDGLSAAARKQSAPSSLPLGTRRSCSRSRKRQTRRRRNPSSFVASCPTLLPFACVPGASPITLAFSPVVLTGPSTDGIPFALSLQRVPFVLPTPQVASLPLGHSWG, encoded by the exons ATGACCC gcgGTAACCAGCGCGAGCTCGCCCGccagaagaatatgaaaaagcagagcgACTCGGTTAAGGGAAAGCGCCGAGATGACGGGCTTTCTGCTGCCGCCCGCAAGCAGAG TGCCCCATCATCTCTACCCCTAGGGACTCGGAGATCATGCAGCAGAAGCAGAAAAAGGCAAACGAGAAGAAGGAGGAACCCAAGTAGCTTTGTGGCTTCGTGTCCAACCCTCTTGCCCTTCGCCTGTGTGCCTGGAGCCAGTCCCATCACGCTCGCGTTTTCTCCTGTAGTGCTCACAGGTCCCAGCACCGATGGCATTCCCTTTGCCCTGAGTCTGCAGCGGGTCCCTTTTGTGCTTCCTACCCCTCAGGTAGCCTCTCTCCCCCTGGGCCACTCCTGGGGGTGA
- the SERF2 gene encoding small EDRK-rich factor 2 isoform X1 produces the protein MTRGNQRELARQKNMKKQSDSVKGKRRDDGLSAAARKQRDSEIMQQKQKKANEKKEEPK, from the exons ATGACCC gcgGTAACCAGCGCGAGCTCGCCCGccagaagaatatgaaaaagcagagcgACTCGGTTAAGGGAAAGCGCCGAGATGACGGGCTTTCTGCTGCCGCCCGCAAGCAGAG GGACTCGGAGATCATGCAGCAGAAGCAGAAAAAGGCAAACGAGAAGAAGGAGGAACCCAAGTAG